The stretch of DNA GTTGCTGAGGCAGAAGGTGCAGATCTGTTTGGGCTTGGCGTTCTCGCCGTcacgggcggggggtgggggaggcggggggctGCCGGCACGCGATGCGTGGAAGAAGGCGGGCCCCGAGTGGCAGGGCTGCCCGTCGCCGCAGGCCTCGCCCACCAGCAGCACGTTGCCCAGGTGCGAGATATAGCTGGAGGCCAGGCGCAGGGTCTCGATCTTGGAGAGCTTGCGGTCAGCGGGCTCGGTGGGGATGAGCGTGCGTAGCGCGGTGAAAGCCGTGTTCACGCTGTTGGTGCGGTCCCGCTCCCGCGCGTTCGCCGTGTGCCGCTGCCGGGGCTCGCGGCCCGGCCGCCCTCCGGGCCCCAGGCCACTGCCCCCCGCCCGCCGGCCCCCGGCCCGTCTCCGGGCGCCCTGGAGGCCGCAGCGCGCAGCGTGCACACGGCAGGGTTTCTCGTCTGAACCCGAGCTCTCGCTGCCTCGGTCCTCGTCCTCCGACAGCGGGCTCACTTCAGGGTACAGGTAGCGGCCGGGCGGCGCCGAACGCAGCATTGCGAAGGACATGGGGCCGGCGGCCGCCGTCAGCTCCGTCGCGCGCCACACATGCCGCCGCCACTGCCGCCCGGCCCAGGGCACGCGGGTCTCGGGGCTCCCGCGGTGGCGGCTGCGCCGCGCGCACGTGTGCGTCCCGGGCTGGAGCGGGGCCGCGGGCCGGGCCTTTATAGCCGCGGCGGCCCCTCCCCCGCGCCGGCCCGccctcctccccgcctcccaGCCCCTGGAGGCCGCTTGGAGCAGGGGCCCTCCGTCCCTCTGCCTTCTCGCGCAGTGGTGAAGGGGTCTGGAGCATCCTGCTGTCTTTGCGGGGTAGGGAGAGTGGGCGCCCCTCCGAGAGGTGCGAGGTCCTGCTGCcccccccttctccctcttagcagggggcaggagggagggtcaAGCAGGATCCGTGACCCCGGCCTTCTCACTTGGCATGACTGCCTTAACCCAGATGCCCTGGCCCCAGCGCCTGGCCACaccctgtctgtctctccctctcatGTACACTTGGGCCTTCTGTGCCCAAAAGAGGGCACGGAGGCGCTCTGAGCAGCTGGAGTCCAGCCCTGGCCCCCTCAGCTGCCCCCTTAAGTTGTCGTGGGGCTCACCTGACAGCACAGCCTGTCTTTCCTGCACCTGCCCctccaggcaccaccctccaggTCTGGCTCCTGCctgcactcctgcctggagaacaccccccgccccgccccgttcTCCTGCTAAATGCCCCATGGGTCTTTTCTGGGCCCCCCATGTCTGTCCAGTCCAGGGATGGCTGTGTGGACTTGGGGAGCACAGGAGGATGGGCATTCCCAGCAGTGGGCAGGGACCTGGGCACATCTGGAGGAGGGTGAGCGGGGAGGACTCAGGTCagcaggctgggggctgggcaggtgCAGAGGGGCCACGCCCAGAGGGTCCTGTCCTGTCGAGGTTCCCAGGTTGCCGGCTGTTCAGTCTCATCTGGGCCCCTCCCCCTGTGGCTACTGTTGCAGGAAGCGGCCGCCTGGGCAGCAGTCTCCGCGCTGGGTGGAGGGAGGGTGGCGGCTGGCAGGGGCCTCGACCAGGAATGTGTGTCCAGGAATGTGACTGCTCTGCCCActgagtggggtgggggcaggggtgggaggctgggggagCCCCTGAAAGTGTGCCGGGCTCAGTGCAGTGGACTTTGTCTCCTCTTGGAGTGGACTGGTGGGGTCTTCCCTGAGTCCCTGCCCATGGCTACCCAGTTTTGCCTAAGGCCCCAGCCAGGGGAGGGAGCCCACGGGCGATGAGGTCACCCTTGCCTGTGGCTGCCCAGAGCCCTGGCCAAGGAATCCAGAGGGGAGGCTCTGGGGTTGGCACCACTTCAGTGGAAAATGTGAAGGTACAGCTCCGGCGCCTCTGAGGGTCTGGGTGGGGGGGCGGATAGTGCTGGCCGTCCTGCCACGTCACACCCCGGGGAGAAGCTCGTCAGGGTGCCTGGGTGCTGCTCCTGCAGCCTGGAGGCCAGCCCCTTTGCTCTGCCTTTCCCCTTCCTGGCCTGTGTCTTTCTGAGGGGcttggagggaggggtgggcacGGTGGGTATCTGCTGCTTACTCGCAGGCCTCCTGCCCCAGGACATCCGGAACACGGTGGGCAATGTGCCCTTGGAGTGGTACGATGACTTTCCCCATGTGGGCTACGACCTGGATGGCCGGCGCATTTATAAGCCCCTGCGCACCCGGGACGAGCTGGACCAGTTTCTGGACAAGATGGACGACCCTGACTACTGGTGGGTGGGCGTGGGGCGGAGCCTGCGGGTGGGCGGGGTGGGCCtgcggggcggggccagggccTGGGCTCTTCACTGGATCCCTCCAGGCGCACTGTGCGGGACCGGATGACGGGACACAGCATGCGGCTGACGGATGAGCAGGTGGCCCTGGTGCAGCGGCTGCAGAGGGGCCAGTTTGGGGACGTGAGCTTCGATCCCTACGAGGTAGGCGGCAGCTGCTGGCCCTGGGGTTGGGGACACCTGCAGGGCCCAGGCCCACCCTCCTCTGCTTGCCCCCAGCCAGCTGTGGACTTCTTCAGTGGGGACCTCATGATCCACCCAGTGACCAACCGGCCTGCAGACAAGCGCAGCTTCATACCTTCCCTggtggagaaggagaaggtgggtgTGGGCCATCCTGGGGGCGCGCCTgcccgccccacccctgccccggcCCCCCTCACCCCGCCGTCTctgcaggtctcccgcatggtgCATGCCATCAAGATGGGCTGGATCCAGCCTCGCCGGCCTCGGGACCAGAGTCCCAACTTCTACGACCTGTGGGCCCAGGAGGACCCCAACGCGGTGCTGGGTCGCCATAAGATGCACGTGCCTGCTCCCAAGCTGGCCCTGCCCGGCCACTCGGAGTCCTACAACCCACCTCCCGAGTACCTGCCCAGCGAGGAGGAGGTGGGCCTGGTGCACGGTGGGGTCTGGGCTGGCCCCTGGCCCGGCCCGGCTCCTGGCTCACTCCTGCCTCCACAGCGCCTGGCCTGGGAGCAGCAGGAGCCTGAGGAGAGGAAGCTCAGCTTCTTGCCGCGCCGGTTCCCGAGCCTGCGGGCCGTGCCTGCTTATGGCCGCTTCATCCAGGAGCGCTTTGAGCGCTGCCTGGACCTCTACCTGTGTCCACGGCAGCGCAAGATGAGGGTATGCGGGGGCACCCGGGCAgggatggggagtgggggtgggtgcAGCTGACCCTGCATCCTCTTCTCAGGTGAATGTGGACCCTGAAGACCTCATCCCCAAGCTGCCCCGGCCACGGGACCTGCAGCCTTTCCCCACGTGCCAGGCCCTGGTGAGCAGACAGTGTGGGTGGTGGGGAGCAAAGGCCTCTGAGGGTCTGGTCTTTACTGCCTTGCCCTTTCTCTGCAGGTCTACAGGGGCCACAACGACCTTGTCCGCTGCCTCAGCGTCTCCCCAGATGGCCAATGGCTGGCATCAGGTGGGCGTGCAGTGGGCCAGCTCCCCggggggagtggggtgggctGGCCTGGAGGGCCAGGTACTGAGGGCCTGTCTGTGTGTCCAGGTTCAGATGATGGCTCAGTGCGACTCTGGGAGGTGGCCACTGCCCGCTGCATGAGGACTGTGCCCATGGATGGTGTGGTGAAGAGTGTCGCCTGGAACCCTCACCCCACCATCTGCCTGGTGGCCGTGGCAGTGTGCGTGAGGCCCAGGGTGCCCGGGGTCGGGTGGGGGGACAGACCTATGCCTGAGGACCTCCATCTGACTCTGACTGTAGGGAGGACACGGTGCTGCTGCTGAACCCAGCCCTGGGGGACCGGCTGGTGGTGGGCAGCACGGACCAGCTGCTGAGCGCCTTCACCCCACCCGTGGAGCCCACCTCACAGCCTGCGCACTGGCTGGAAGCCTCCCAAGAGGAGCGCCAGGGCGGCCTGCGGCTGCGCATCCACCATGGGAAGGTAGGCGGGGTGCGGGACAGAGGGCAGAGCCCCGGGGAGGGGCCGCATCTCACCCAGCCTCACCTCCCTGCAGCCAGTAGCGCAGGTGGCCTGGCACGGGCGCGGGGACTACCTGGCCGTGGTGCTGGCCACGCCGGGGCACACCCAGGTGCTGATCCACCAGCTGAGCCGGCGCCGCAGCCAGAGCCCCTTCCGCCGCAGCCATGGCCAGGTGCAGCGCGTAGCCTTCCACCCCACGCGGCCCTTCCTGCTCGTGGCTTCCCAGCGCTGCGTCCGCATTTACCACCTGCTGCGCCAGGAGCTCACAAAAAAGCTGATGCCCAACTGCAAGTGGGTGTCTAGCCTGGCGGTGCACCCGGCAGGTAAGGGGGTGTCTTGGTCGGGGGGTGGCACTTGGAGGGCCACCAAGTCCCCACCACCAAATTTGCCCCCAGGTGACAACGTCATCTGCGGCAGCTATGACAGCAAGCTTGTGTGGTTTGACATGGACCTCTCCACCAAGCCATACAGAGTGCTAAGGTGAGATGCTGGTGGGTGACCAGTCGCTTCTTGCCCCGACCCCTGCCTCACCGAGCCTGGTTCTCCCCACCCCAGGCATCACAAGAAGGCCCTCCGGGCCGTGGCCTTCCACCCCCGGTATCCACTCTTCGCGTCTGGCTCCGACGATGGCAGTGTCATCGTCTGCCACGGGATGGTGTACAAGTGAGTGTCAATGCCCCCGCCTCCCTGTGCGTGCCCCTTGGGGACGGTTCTGGCCAGGTCCTgagtctctccctcccccacagcGACCTGCTGCAGAACCCACTGCTGGTGCCCGTGAAGGTGCTCAAGGGGCACGCCCTAACCAGAGACCTGGGGGTGCTCGACGTGGCCTTCCACCCCACCCAGCCTTGGGTCTTCTCCTCTGGAGCTGACGGCACTCTCCGCCTCTTCACTTAGACGCCCTGCTTCTGGGGCGGGGCATGTGGGGGTGGGAAGCACGTGTGCCCTGGACTCTCAATACAGGAATTTGCTGGGTAACCTTGAGTCAGCTTCCTAAtgggggagggggctgctggCCTGCCCACAAGCCAGGTCACACCACCACGTCACCTGCTGAGCAGCAAACGGCTTTATTGGGAAGACGGGGGTTGGCGACTTGACCACCCTTGTGTTCCAGCCCTCCCTTGCTGTGTGGGCCCAAGGCTTCCCCACTCTGCCTGTGGGCAGGGGACTCCTTAGGGCCTTGTCTTGGACCCTCAGGCCAGCCAGGCCGGTATTGGGTGTTGGGGCAGACTCAGGCGAACTTCACCAGGCGGCCCAGAGTCTCCGCAGCCTTCGCACGCACCTCGGGGGCTGGGTCCTTGAGCAGCAGCTGGAGCGCTGGGGGACAAGGAGCCGCTGCTGGGGGCTCCGCCACAGCCCTTGGAGAACTGACTGAGCCCAAGATCCCGCCCACACCCCGCTAACAGCTGCGACTGAGGCTGCCCCCCCTTCCAGGCGCGCGGAGCCTGGGGGCCAGGACCCTGAGGCTGACACCCCACCCTGTGCATGGGGCCACCCGCCCACCGCCCTCCTAAGACAGGCCTCTGCCGGGAGGGCTCAGGAGCCAACGGAAagatagtttttccttttttagtgttttttaagCTCTTTTGGAACAGTTAAGAAGTTTCCGTGAATTACTAGAGACGATGAGGTCACCAGTGACAGGGAAAAAATCCTTGAAATCCAGGAAAATCACTTAGTCCCCCCTGGTGCCCACAGGGTCAGTGCAGCCCAGCATGTTGGGGGGGCGGGGGCCCTCTGGGTTCCTGGCTGTGTGGGGCAGGGTTGGCAGGACTGGGGCTCACCCGCGAGGAGCTGCTCCAGGTCCACCTGTGGCCGCTGCTCAGCCTCCACGTGCAGCACCAAGAACCCTGTGGGGGTGGGGCCGCAGTCAGGGGCCAGTGGGGGGACTTGGGGGCCAGGGGTGGGACCAAGGTCAGGGGCCAGGTTGGTGTGGGGAGGCTGCCCGGGGCACCCTCACCTGTGAGCATGGGGGCAGCAGCACGGACATCCTCCCAGCTGCTCTTGAAGTAGAACAGACTGGTGCTCAGCAAGCGGCCCAGCAGGTCGGGGAAGTGGCGCATCTGCAGAGAGGCAGTCAGGCTGGCCCTGTCCCGCCGCCCAGCCCTGCCCCGCCAcccggccccgcccctcaccAGGTGCTTGCAGGTGGTATTGAGAAACTCTCCAAAGTGCAGGCCGCGGCCTTCCTGCAGGTGCTTCTGGAAGACAGCTGCCAGCTCCTCACAGTCCAGGTTGGGGCCGCACATGCGCAAGGCGAACCTGCAGGCCTGCAGGGCACACGCTGAGCCCCAAGTCCCTGAGCTGGCCAGGCCTACCCATCCCCCGCACTGCTCACCGCGACCACAGGGGCCTGGGGGTCCTGCAGGTGCAGCAGAAGGGGCGCCAGGCCACCCACAACCTGCTCCAGAAAGACATCCTCGCAGTCCCCACGGCAGGCCTTGTTGAGGTGCCCAAAGAGGCGGATGGACGCTGAGCGGAACTCCATCCTTTCCTGCGCAACAGCGAGTGTCACATGGCCCTCCCAGCCCAGCTTCCCGGGCAACCGCAGGGCAGTGAAGGGGGAGCAAGGAGCAGAGTGGACCAGGCTGCAACAGCCAGGGGCGGGGGGCCTACACTGTCAAAGAAGGGCCGGATGCGGACAGCAATGTGCAGCAGCACCGCACGCAGGTCCCAGGCGTCTACCAGGTCCATCAGCCTTGCCAGGCCCACCATGGCCTCCAGCGCCACCAGGCTGTGTGGGTCGTCCCCGTCGTCCAGCCCACCAATCATGGCAGTCAGGAGTTGGGGGCCGTGGGTCCGTACCTGGGGAGGCCATACACACCTGTGTGCCCAGGCCATGCCACGCCCAGCTGCCCACCCTCCGAGCCTGTGGCTGCTGGGTCTCCCCGGGTCTCCTCACCAGCTGTGGCTCTGCTCTCCCTCCCTTGCCCAGGAGCAGGGCCCCAGAGGGCTGCCCAACGGTCACCTTATCTGGGGAGCCCAAGGCAACGTTGGCCAGGCCGCGGAGCACCAGCCTCCGTACGCGGGCGCTCGTGTCCTTCTGCTGTGCCATCAGGTTGTCCAGCAGCGACTCCAGGAGCATCAGGTCGTTCACCACGTTGCTGCTGAGCAGCTGGGGGCAGAGGCGCGCTGACCCCCACCCCAAATGCACCGGGCAGCACCGGTCCCCAGTCACTGAGGGGACATGGCTGAGGCCAgcaggccaggctgggctcctggcCTTGCCTCAGCCTCCCCTGACTCctgaccccagcccctccctggcccccacGGCCTTGGTCTGGGGTGGGTTTACAATGTCGCTCCCCTGTCCCACCCAGGCCTGCCTGTGGGGGGACTTCacactgcccccctcccccctccactcATGGTCCAAAGCAAGTGCTCCTACCTCAGCCAGGAAGGCTGTGGAGGTGATCCTCTGGACCTCATACACGCTGCTCTTTGTGGCGAAGAGCACCTTCATCACCAGGGGCAGCCGGGGGCCTGCAAACTTGGCCATGGCACTGGGAAGGAGGCATGCGGGCAGGAGCTGGGGCCTCAGGCTGCCCTGAGCACACCAGGCCCGGGGGCCTGGGGAGCACGCCTGCCTCCCACCCTGCACCGTCTGGCCTGCTAGCCCTGCCCCTCAGCTGCCCCCGCACATCCTCCACTCACACGCGctgccccccccccaaccagAGGCCTTCCCCCTGCTCCCGGTCCACCTCACCTACAGAACCCGCTGCCCTCATGGATTCCCCACTGCCCCATGCACTGCCTGCTCACCTGGCCAGCCGGGTGACGCCCTCCTCGTGCCCAGCCGAGGTCTTGAGCAGCTGCCAGCCCCCATCCAGCTCCATGTGCTGCACCACATCCTCGTTGCCGCTGCGGATAAGCACAGCCTGCAGCGCATCCACCGCAGAGCTGCAGAGACATGGGTGCAGCTTGGCTGGCGCAGGCAGGGCACAGCTCTGCTCCTTGcacgcacatgcatgcacacccTCCTGTGCTCTTAGAAAACGTGCCCAGGGACCCCCCAGCCTGCTCCCTGCTAGCAGTGTCCCTTCCCCTGGGCAGCACTGTGGACCCTCTGCTCTTGCAGGAGCTGAAGGGGCCCCAGCCTGTCCCCAGACCCCCCAACTGAGAGCCAAGGGGAAGGCACGGGCACAGCCAGTGGCACCAGGCCCGGCTCCAAACCAGCAGGACCTCACCCATGTGGCAGCTGCGACCCTACAGGGCTGGGGCCAGAGCCGTGGCCAACTGCAGGTAGGGCCCCAGTCAGTGTGGCTGAGGACTGAGGCTGTACTCAGGGTGGGCCGGTTTGGAACCTGCCGACCCCAAGCACTCCCCAGGGAAGGCGCAGCTCGGGGTCAGCTGGTGcccggccccccaccccccacccctgggaaGCTACTTCCGGTAGCTGACTGTCTTGGCCTGGGGGTGCTAGGCTAGGCTCCCTCACCTGCAAGGCTCGAGGCTCCGTGAAGCCAGGCCCGAGCTGGCGCTCCTCCTCTCCTTGGCCTGCAGGTGCCGGGGCGGCTGGACACCCATGGTGCAGCTGACCCGCAGCAGCAGTGCCACAAACAGCTGGGGGTAGAGCTCCAGCACCGCTGGCCCTGACGCCGGGGCAGATGCGACCTCGTGCAGTGCACAGGTGGCCTGCAGATGGGCCACCTCAGCCTCTGCCCCTACCCTCCGGGCAGGCTCAGCGAATGCTGGACCCTGCACCCGGGACAAAACCCAGCCCGCAGCCCCTCTTCCTTTGCAGGCACCCCGCATCCCCCGAGGTCTCAGGCCCTGGGAGGGGTAGCCGTGGGGGTGAGATGAGGAGCCCAGCCCTGTCCAGGTTGGCCCATGGGGCAGAAGGCAGGCCCAGGGCAGCATGGCCACCTTGGGGACCAACTCCCAGCATCTGCTCTCGGCTCCTCAGCAGGAGGAGGAAATTCTTGCAGCTGCTTCACTGTGGAAATGCTGCCAAGctgggtttatttttttccccgTAGGATGAAATAGAGTGGGCTCCCTTGGGGGCCTACACCTGTGGGGACTTTACGAGCCTGGGCTCACAGCTTGCCGGCTCCAGGGTTCCCATCAGCTGCCAGGTGCCAGCAAGGCGCAACCCAGGCTCCCCATGGGGCCCTCCGGCAGCGGCCACGTGGCCCCTCATCGCCTCCTGGGCCCGCgggggaaggcagaggagggcGGTGCGTGCCGGctcagcccccactcaccgcgaGGGGCAGCAGGGTGGCCACGCGGTCCGGCGTGCTGCTCAGCAGGAAGGCCCGGCTCTCCTTGAACGGGACGTCCCTGCTTATCTTCTCCAGGAGCAGCCCCAAGACCTGTGCAGCGAGGCCGGGCTCCAAGGCCAGTGCTCGCCACAGGGTGCAGGTGTGGCTGGAGGAGCGGGAGAACGACCCCTCTGAGGCCATGACTCCACAGCCTGGCATGCCCACTGGCCTCGGCTCCAGCCGGGACACAAACAGCACCCTGACTCCAGGCCCTGAGTAACCCCTTCCTCCAACCCAGGGTCCTAACCAGGCAGCCTGATGGTAAGCAGAGACCCAGTGGTGGGGAGGTGTCCCCTGGAGCTGCCAGAAGCAGACACTGGGCTCCCTAGAGGAGACACTGTCACCCCAGCCCTGAGCACGCCTGTGAGTCACTTCTCCTGAGCAAAGAGCAGCAAGTGGCCAAAGAGGCATGCAGGTGAGGTCAGGCAGAGGCTGCAGGAGGCTTgagcagccccagccccagcattTACACAGGCTGTGGCTGCATGGTACATTTACAGGGAGAAGCGACAGACATCAGAGATCTAACCAGAACCAGAAACTCTAAACAGAGAGTGCATTTGGAAGCGAACCAACAGCCCTTTAGAAATGAGACACGCAGCGCTGTGCTCAGTGATGTACTTGGCATCAGCCTGGACATGGCAGGAGAGAGAAATGGTGAACTGGAAGACGAGTGGAGGAAGTTGCCCAGAAGCCCGCAGGGAAGGGTCATCGGATGTTCAGAAGCAGAGGTGTCAGGGGCAGGGCAGTGGGGGTGAGTGCACATTCGAGTGGCATCTCACAAGCAGAGGGGAGACGGTGTCTGAAGAGACAGGCTGAAAAGTTGGGAGAGCTGACGACAGACACTAACTCATAGGCTCGAGAAGCCAGGGAGCCCCCTGGCAGGACTAAGAACGGAAAGCCTCAGACTCCTCTCTGCCAGAAGGTGCAGAGCGCCATCAACAAGGGACACCCAGTGCGTGTCCCTCGGCCTCAGCCCCAGCTGGGCTCAAAGGAGCCAGAAAGGACACGCTCTCTTACTCAAACTAAAGGGAAGCGTGTGCCGAGCTCGAGCTCCAAACGCGGCAACAGCCCCGGAGAGGGACGGTTGAGTAAATGTGGCCCAGATACACGGGTGCAACTTCCAAACTAactgagtgaaaagtgaaactgcaACAAGACCCTGTCAATCTAAAAAGACAGTGAGGAAGATAAGACCAAGGGAAGAAAAATAGGCAGTTGGTTTAATCCCAACCATATCAGCAATCGAGGGCTGTTTATTCTGGGAAAGGGACCCCTAGAGCACAAGGGGAAAAAGGCCAACAGTGATGGCAGGAGGGGCAGTGGCAAACGGGACCGCCGTGTCTGGGGAGCGGTGCCCACTGTCTAAGCGAGAGCCAAGCAGGCCGTGGGAGCCCCGATCTGGGGCAGGTGCAGGCGCTTCAGGCCGCAGCCACAGGGAAGGATGCgctgcctccctgccccctggCATGGGGGTCTCCAGATCACGGGTGCTGCCTCCATCCACCACATggacccaaagaaaggcatgccCAGCGGGCCCTGAGCTCTGGAAGCACTGGGAGCAGCGCAAAGGCTGCCTGGAGGCCTTAGCGCAGAAGCAAGGGCCCCGGGGACTGGGGACCCGCAGGGTCCAGCACAGGCCCAGGTGTGGACACGCCTTGCCCTGAGAAGCCCAGGACGGCAACTGGAGTGTCACTGATGGGCCAGTGGTGTCCTTGGGAGCCAGGGGTGTCCGTGGCAGATGGAGACCCTTCCTGGCTCAAGGAGGGCCCTGGCCCAGGGTCCTGCTCACGGATGATGGTGGAAGCCCAGCAGAGCACCAGCCCCAGAGAACTGGCCAGCACTGCCCATGAGAGCAAGCCATCTCCACCCAGCTCAGTGCCAGGGCCTCCAGGCTCCCACACACAGGATTAGGGGGCCCACAAATACTTGGTCAGGTCGGGGGGACACCAGAGCATGGAGCCCCATCCATCCCTGCAGGTGGGTGGGCACCAGGTACCTGTCAAAGGGCAGGGGGCTGCCCAGAAGGCTGGACACCACTGCGGCGCGGTGGTGGGCGGCCAGGACAAACACGCTGTGCTGTGCAGCCTGTAGGACGTGCTCctctcgggtctcctgcatcttcgAGCGCAGCACGCTCACAATCTCGGGCACCTGTGGGCAGGCGGCGGTCAGGCCAGCGGCAGGACATGCCCCCGTGGGCGCCAATCCCTGGGGCTAGGGAGGCCAGCACCACGCCCCGCCAAGGGACGCTGGGACTCCTTGCTGCCAGCCCTGATGAAGGAGGACAGGAGCCAGAGCCCTCAGGGCTGAGGGAGTTGATTCACAGCCCCAGAGTCCATgcgaaaagggagaggaacccaAGAGGGGCCTGCTGGCGGGAGGTgccaggacagacagacagacacacacaaccTGAGGGGGCAGAGTGGGAGGGCAAGGCCACAGGGGTGAGTGCTGAGGCTCACAGGGTGACCCTGCCTCGACCCCTGCAGGCAAGACACAGCTGCCCACTGCTCACCAGAAAGTGCTCCGTCCCTCCTCCCAGGCCGCGGGCTTGGCTGGGAGGGGCGGGCTTTCCAGCCGtggcggcttagcagcagcagatgggcaGCAAGGGCACCCAGCGGCCCGAGCCAACGGGGTGCCGCCCCGCACCGTCCAGGCTGGACAGCTAGGAAGTGCCCTGGTGTGAGGCAAAAGTTGATGACAGAGCACTGGCCACAGCCCAAGGGGCAGGGCCCCCTGGTTCGGGGCAGCTGGCAGTCGTGGGCTCCACCCCAGGGCCGGGCTGGCTGAGGACCCGCCAGGGGCCCCGGGCCCAGGAGCAGAGGGAAGGGCCCGCCAAGCTCTGACGGGACCCACATCCACAGGGGGAACAGGGGCAGCGGGGAAATCCAGGCACATGTGTGGCCAGCCTGAGGGAGGGGCTCTGTCACCACAGTTCTCAAAGGATTTGTAAACATAACCAAGTCCTTCTCTTTCTATGACCGTGAGCCCAGGAGCCTGATGACCTTCTAAGGACCTGGACCTCTTTGCTGTGGCTCTGCCCATCGGCCCTGACCCTGGGCCCGTCCAGCTGCACCTCCCTGACCAGCCGGCTGCTGCCACACTGAGCCTGCTCAGGGTGCCTGGCAGGAGGGTGGACACCTGGACAGTCGGACTTGAGTTTCTCTGACACCAAATCAGAAAAAGGGGTCCTAGTCGGTGACCCGTGACCGGGCTGACCCCTGCCTCAACACACCAGGATGGTCAGGTGGGCGCAGACGGAACTGGGGGTCAAGGGCAGAGGGACGTGGCAGGAACGAACAGGTGCTTCCCAACGTGCGGGCGTGGGAAGCAGTCGGCCGTTGGCGTGGGCCCAGTGACAATTTGCGGGCAGATGGGCTGTGATCGTCCCATCCACAGTGCCACTGGAGCGGGCCACACTGTCTCTGGGGCAAGGAGCATGGCTCACTCCAGTCTCCTGGACTCTTTCCCGGCCGTGAGGGGCAGGGCTCCCCAGAAGACCCCAGGCCTGACTGGCTGGCACTGGTGCAGTTTCTGTGGGTGCGCCCTGCGGAGGCCTGTCCCTCACTCCAGGTTCTCAAAGTCCACTGAAAAATAACTGcctatatgtatattttactgcATTTCAAACGTCTGCATGTAATTTTTTCCCTGTTTCCTTTTGCTCCCTTGGGTGTCGGTCTGAGACACTGCCTCAGCTCATCTGTCTCTGTTGTCTCTGCTTCTGCAGACTTTCTCAGCAGCGATACCCACGAGCACCAAGAGCAGCTTGGACCTGACTCTCTGGAGCTGTGATGGCACTCCAGCGCTCAGGTGTGGCGGCTCTGGCTGCGTCCACACCGGGTTCTCGGCTTCCTGGGACTGGTGAGCGGGGCCCACCCTGCCCACCACACCTCAGGCCTGCTGGGCTGCTCCA from Ovis aries strain OAR_USU_Benz2616 breed Rambouillet chromosome 9, ARS-UI_Ramb_v3.0, whole genome shotgun sequence encodes:
- the SCX gene encoding basic helix-loop-helix transcription factor scleraxis; the encoded protein is MSFAMLRSAPPGRYLYPEVSPLSEDEDRGSESSGSDEKPCRVHAARCGLQGARRRAGGRRAGGSGLGPGGRPGREPRQRHTANARERDRTNSVNTAFTALRTLIPTEPADRKLSKIETLRLASSYISHLGNVLLVGEACGDGQPCHSGPAFFHASRAGSPPPPPPPARDGENAKPKQICTFCLSNQRKLSKDRDRKTAIRS
- the BOP1 gene encoding ribosome biogenesis protein BOP1 isoform X2, producing the protein MAFALSGAVAAATVARPGKRPPEPEPELEEARTPCSRTEVANVQGEDEYAEDSSDEEDIRNTVGNVPLEWYDDFPHVGYDLDGRRIYKPLRTRDELDQFLDKMDDPDYWRTVRDRMTGHSMRLTDEQVALVQRLQRGQFGDVSFDPYEPAVDFFSGDLMIHPVTNRPADKRSFIPSLVEKEKVSRMVHAIKMGWIQPRRPRDQSPNFYDLWAQEDPNAVLGRHKMHVPAPKLALPGHSESYNPPPEYLPSEEERLAWEQQEPEERKLSFLPRRFPSLRAVPAYGRFIQERFERCLDLYLCPRQRKMRVNVDPEDLIPKLPRPRDLQPFPTCQALVYRGHNDLVRCLSVSPDGQWLASGSDDGSVRLWEVATARCMRTVPMDGVVKSVAWNPHPTICLVAVAVEDTVLLLNPALGDRLVVGSTDQLLSAFTPPVEPTSQPAHWLEASQEERQGGLRLRIHHGKPVAQVAWHGRGDYLAVVLATPGHTQVLIHQLSRRRSQSPFRRSHGQVQRVAFHPTRPFLLVASQRCVRIYHLLRQELTKKLMPNCKWVSSLAVHPAGDNVICGSYDSKLVWFDMDLSTKPYRVLRHHKKALRAVAFHPRYPLFASGSDDGSVIVCHGMVYNDLLQNPLLVPVKVLKGHALTRDLGVLDVAFHPTQPWVFSSGADGTLRLFT
- the BOP1 gene encoding ribosome biogenesis protein BOP1 isoform X1; translated protein: MAFALSGAVAAATVARPGKRPPEPEPELEEPSLLGAPAPSSRLGSDPGLSDSEESVFSGLEDSGSDSTEDATASEEEGAGTSEQRSRMGRSPGQQARTPCSRTEVANVQGEDEYAEDSSDEEDIRNTVGNVPLEWYDDFPHVGYDLDGRRIYKPLRTRDELDQFLDKMDDPDYWRTVRDRMTGHSMRLTDEQVALVQRLQRGQFGDVSFDPYEPAVDFFSGDLMIHPVTNRPADKRSFIPSLVEKEKVSRMVHAIKMGWIQPRRPRDQSPNFYDLWAQEDPNAVLGRHKMHVPAPKLALPGHSESYNPPPEYLPSEEERLAWEQQEPEERKLSFLPRRFPSLRAVPAYGRFIQERFERCLDLYLCPRQRKMRVNVDPEDLIPKLPRPRDLQPFPTCQALVYRGHNDLVRCLSVSPDGQWLASGSDDGSVRLWEVATARCMRTVPMDGVVKSVAWNPHPTICLVAVAVEDTVLLLNPALGDRLVVGSTDQLLSAFTPPVEPTSQPAHWLEASQEERQGGLRLRIHHGKPVAQVAWHGRGDYLAVVLATPGHTQVLIHQLSRRRSQSPFRRSHGQVQRVAFHPTRPFLLVASQRCVRIYHLLRQELTKKLMPNCKWVSSLAVHPAGDNVICGSYDSKLVWFDMDLSTKPYRVLRHHKKALRAVAFHPRYPLFASGSDDGSVIVCHGMVYNDLLQNPLLVPVKVLKGHALTRDLGVLDVAFHPTQPWVFSSGADGTLRLFT